GCAACGAGATCCAAGCTGCCGAGGGAAAACTGGAGAGCGCAGGGATAGAGAGcacccacctctctctcagaaggtTCCAGACGTCTGAGTCTTTCCAAGTAGCTCTGCAGCTGTTCTTCAATGTAGCTGATGTTCTGAGACGCTGCCAGTGCTCCCCCCACAGCCTTAtagaggaaattctgaaagagaagaggccagcgCGAAGAGGTTGCTAACACAGCAACCTGTCATCACTGGAGAAGCGGAACACCCAGCTACCACCCCATCTCAAGGACCAAGAGACAGCCAAGGCACCAAGACTataaaaacagcccatttcttGGCCCAATCCAGTTACCAGCTCTATAcagagaattaaaggaagaaaaaaaaaaaagacattatgtaGGGCTGAGaataggaagcagtgaaaagcaactgtattgaaaaaaaccatgcagggagagaagcatcctgtggctctgccaccaaacctctcaaggaagaaaagtaaagaccaagtcttagcagaggaccaaccttctccttggaaaagtttggatagtgggccatctgctgagttaactcgccattcagcttcatattccaggtctcattctttatggcttccagagatgttctcaggaactatggagaaaacaaaaagtgaagcaaatgctTCCTCAGGTTTTGTCAAGGTCTTTCTCTCATTCCAGTGTAACAAGAAGGTGTCTGGGGACAGCTCACACTACGGATaatccatcttcccttcccacccctttaATCTGCCCCAGACCCTTCTTCCAATATGCAGCTAAGATCCTTCTGGGTCTCAGGAAACTATAGAGAAAGAGGCAGTGGCGCTTTTAGGACAACAGGCCCAAgttctgggagaggacaggcttgcccaaaACCTCACTGCCAAGACCCCACCTCCCAGCTGTCATAAAAGAACTCTGTACCTGCAGCAGACGGCACTCCCATTCTGCATAGTCCAGggagctctcatcttttcctgggaaacaagaggacacaacagcaggtcatctgattacagtgagcccaaaagaagcatccacacgtctcctttggaagcaaaaagtccAGCATTCCCAGGCTACCAGCTCCCAGAATGTACCTGTTCTGTCAGGGCTCAAAGGCAGCTACTCCACCAGCCCCTTTGTGAGTCCAAATGCATAAGGTATGTCCAAGTCCCATTTGTTCAGGACCATGGAATCAACGCTGGGGAATACTGACTGCTGGTCAAAGCAGCTGTCTATttcctcacaggaagaaaaatgaggcagaagggcCTTTCACAACCAGCTGGAGCTTAGTGCAAGAGAGAACTGCCACTGCCAAGCTGGACTCGACTGGTGACTCTGAGCTtccaaggagagggcagtgccACAAAATCTCCTCAAGGGGGAATGTAAccactcacaaacactgtccaagcaagggtgggaggatgctgccagagcctgccattcTGATGCAATATGCCAGGCTAAAGCCCACACAGGGATCAGATTATTTCAGGAGCATTACTTCTCTCAGCTGTCAGTTCCAGCTCCCTGGAACTGGGAGGGATGAAGAACAAGACAGCTTTAAGACACTCAAGGGCTCCGTTGTCCTCAGGCACTCTGGGGACCTGCCTTTTCCTGACTTCCCTTCTGTCCTCTTCAAATCAATCCCCTCCCAGCGGACACTTTACCTTCAAGGtactgcagcaaggaagggaTCTGGGCCATCCAGGGAATCCCCACCGCTCTGTGAATTGCCCTGTGAAgggtcttcagcagctgcagggcaacagctccatggccacctccttcataaggagagcaagcaagcacctggaagagggaaggagagagaattagagctccagcctgacagaggaacagcagtttgtctgagaaaggagaggggctttgcaggtgccatggcaggcagcacacagcagaactgcttctctttttgcactgcctccctgaggaATGGCGCGTCCTTGCTATTCGAGAGGTCCACACTGGGAATGCCCAGGCAGTCCTTGGAGGGCAAGACGCCCTCCAGCAGGCTTGTTCCTCCCTGAAGGCTGCAAGCATCTGCCTTGAAAGCAGTCTCCATCCggagctctccccctttcccttggtCAGGAAAACTCTGCCCCGAGGAGTCCCCAACTACTCACCAGGAGACgtaccagcagagcctggggagttggcagtttggctggaaagagaaagaaagatccatTTCAGCAGGCCAAGTCCCACACAAGATGATCACCCGTCCATCCCAGGCAAAGCCTCCAGGACAGGACTGAAGGGGCCTGATAATCTGCTGATAAATttgccttcccccagcttttcCCATCTTAGGGTATCCATGCAATTAACGTGCCGAAAGGAAGGTaactccccagcactgccagcaaggagtcctccattttacagggagaatgctgagaaatgaagagcaaagcattttctctgggaaatgcagaggaaatttccacaaaggaaatacagggcaggactccctgtcacctagcagaagggcaaggctgtgctgttcactcttcccagcctcccagttgggtctgccaggggacagagacacacacaggctcagcctgtccacctgacagagcaggacagaatactttggaagtttctctcttttaccGCGTTCTTGGTAGCACAGGTAATTgggttcctccttctcttctgctctctcctgtctctccacgAGCTCCCTGAGGCAGCGGGAGAGTGGGACCAGAGTGCCAGTGTACTGAGCTGGCACTACGAACTGGAGGAGCCTTGGCcataggagctgcagagcaaaatacagcaattcagcACGTCATTCTTTCCATCCCTTCAACTCCTGTTTTCATAGTGGCTGTCCTCTGTGGCTATGACCCAGCCCCTCCACTGTTAGCCCTCTCCAGGGCATTACTTCATGtctctcccaccctttctcttctgtctctcttccttctagtccACTGTCCTAATCCTCACTTGAGCCCATCTCTTGGACTGTTATTCACAAGgcttcatttcccctctcctccgacAAGACATTCTGGTAGCCCCGTGCTCGGAAGAGCTTgtcagcagggagggggagggctagAAGAAGGTATCCTCAAGGCAAGGAGTAGCACCAGGTGGTGGGATGACTTACTCTTGTCATGCCGCTTGCTGAGACGTCCAGGGTGTCGAGGACATGTAAGCAGAGAGTTTGAAGCGCGGTCTCTGCCACTGCTTCCCTCTCAGAGAGgtttcctgtctcctgcaagacacaagtttgaaaacactcccatcagctactgtttcttcaggaagaggctagaggcttcagtaggagacttggcttttgctttgggagcacaggtCACCTGAGGTAAGACAATGGGAAATCCTATAGTAGGGGTCACATCCTGGACTGCAAGGAAAACTACACAGAATGCAGAGAGAGCAACTGCCTGTTTGCAATTACCCAACCAATGGGGGTAAATGGTTTATTCGCGACAGCAGATGCTCAATGGCCCGAGCTCTGTTTTAATGACACCAAAGAAACGCTCTTCAGAGGAGTTCTGCTcaattcctgcactgaaaggagagcagaactggccccaaggacaaggaagaggaggtgggagttctTGACACGCTTCTCCTTACAAATGCAGCCTTCAGGAGCCTCACAGCAAATGACTGAAcaagaggaaaggcacagccaaagcCAAGAGTTTCACCAAGTCCTTGTTCTGGTGAGCCACCTACAAGGAGTCATTCCCTGTGGACCTGGCTGGCAACACCTAAGAAAGAGGTGCCTGTGGtccctttgtttccagaaagcacacagggcccgaaagcactgcatggagggcaggacaggtttggacagaaatatggaggacaaggaaagaacTGGAGAGCTTTTCCGGCTTGTCCTGCTTAGCCCacaatttctgtcttttgctgatcatccatcagcagttcagaaaagacttGTCCACCTTTGTATCCTGCTGAGAATCCACTTTTCCAGGGTGGCTTTTGccaagcagttttgctgaaatccctggcagcaccactgctctTTTCTTACTCTCCCACGGTGCCTCCCATTGCATGACATGGTGGTGTAGCACCACAGCCGCACCCTTGACAGCAACAGAGAGATCCACGATTCAAGTCGGTTGGGATGCTGATGAGGTCATGGCACCAGGCACTCAAGGGCTGCTGCTTGGGGGCctccacattttcagggaagctcagtgcagtagtcagtggacaaaaggcacaaaacaaagcCCCAAATGTCACATTCTCCTCTTACCAGTCTGCTGGTGGCCCGACTGAACTCCCTGAAAACATAGGCCACCAGACCCCAGGCCGAACAGTTCTCGACACCAGAGCTGAACAGTTCCTTGATGAAACCAAGAACAGCCACCTTCACCTGCCGGGGAGGAGATTGCAAACAAGAGTAACCATGAGTCCTTCTCTCCGAAGCAGGAAACATATGCCTAGGCTAGATCCAAACTGCGTAGGGAAATGCTTCCCCTGTCACTCATCAGGCTaccatcccttccccagccacctcaccttactccggtggtctccaaagacagtttccactgccttgacaaccaggaacatgttctttcttatcgccattgctgaaaggaagtacaggtacgttgaggcagagcccacccctccaaaagagcactgtcaaaatgtctctgctttctcatggacagctagacagaaagcacggggccaaaatctgacttcaggggaagcagcagaagccaggagcaacagggacTGCCTAACACAGAGAGTTAGAAAAATGGGATCCACACTGGAATTCACTACTCTTTATGCTCGGAGTGTTACTGAGCTTCAGCTGTCACCCCTGACGAAGCGTGGTCAATAACTATCCAGACAGACTGCTCGGCTGGGTTTGATACGGTTGGAGACTACAATTCATTTGGGTAACATAGTCTTTGTAAGCACCCAcgcatttctgtgcttcaccctttctcagctgaaacatggtAAGGTGCTTGGTCCACACTAAGCGTGTGCCCTCCATGGATTTTGACAAGGCTGCtggcctgtttctcagagctgaagggGACTCGGGCGACTTCTGAGATACCTCAGGGAGTGTGCACTTCTTGTGCACTCAGGTTGCAGAGGAGTCTGGTCTACCACAGCCCAACTGCACAGCCTGAACACCTCCTCTGATCAGGCTCTGGCAGTTCATGGCTTCAGCTCTTGGCTGTTTCTGCTCGTAGTCCCTCAGCCAAAGTACAtcattcctcctattttcttcctagtGTTACTTACAGTCACAATGAACAAAGAatctcagcagagacagggctgctattctagaagcctcgttctcagcctccagttgtgagtacagaaactccatggtctcctcagggaagcttcgggctggagggaagaaatcatgttctagGTTAACAATCAAGctcttctcccattgcagagctttgcaggagagtttcaaagaaaccacagccaaattctgttttctccttacctagtagcagcatgcagtggcacagctctgttttatggccaatgcggtgcttcttggtcacatccgagagctgtgggaatgaggtacgttttaggatcagtcttgagagagactgaaaagaatcgcTCCTATGAGGTCTTGTCTCCCTGGGGACTCACAGGGAAAGATGCCATTCAAGAAGGACAGTGCTCTGTCCTCtcaaagctgtcttctgcttcccccccacccttctgtctctctggaaCTCTACGGAGAGGCCAGAGATGAGCTTGTGCTCTGACAGACAGCTTCTAGATCCTGGAGTCAGAGATGAACACCTTCCTGAGCGTCTTGTCAGCTCCACTCTAACGCTCCAGAGGGAGTTTGAGCCTACGACAGGGGacccacagccaaaacaaaggCTACGCCCTAGAGGCAAGAGCAACCTTTGAGTTCCAGTCAGTTCCGCAGCAGCAAAAGGCCGTTAGGATACAAGGGCTGGCTGGGATTCCAAGGCTCAGCTTCAGCTCTCTGGGCTccagattcctcctgctctctgcccgagcaggaaactcctttgtgaactgagctgtccctggaaccaggcaaagcagccctggaaaagtcCGTGGGCACCTGGCCGGAATGGGGGCCTCAACAGCTGTATGGACCTGACTGCAAGGTATgagaaaagcccaaaggagggaaactctgccctgccaccccATGGGTCTTTCCTGCCAACCAGAGGCAGACCTGCTAACCCAGAGGGAAGTGCAAGATGTTCAGCCCCTGCTTACCTGGTTGTGCACAACAATGCAGATGATAAAAACTCTTTCCCTGGGGATAAAGGGCTCAGTTTTCtccacagcttccaagaaatgcctgagacgctacaagaaaaagtgaaaacgaGAGGGTGGCTTGTGAGTGAGAGCAGCTCATTAACACAGGACAGCATGCCTCCACAGTTGGCTGTtctctgccctgaaaaaacaggcagtatcaagcctccccctccatctgtgtgcgactgtcttggcttcttctctaacaggttcccagctcctccaggaactcccacagctccctgctcccagcacacactcaccctgacccatgcagccacATCGTATCTTGCCAGACACCTCACCTTGGTCACGTGAAAACCATCTTGGACCTCTTCATACTGGTCCaagagccagcagagctggtcGCACACATGCCCTTGATACTCTTCCTGATGAAGGAGGAGGCccatcatagctgccacagccctgatgatgtcctccttgagctgcacacaaggaagacagaagacctttgtttgctccgactgaagctctgctctaggaggcagcatcccccagacacaaacttcccccttcccaaagacggccatttcccagcttcctctggagGAAACGGTCTTGCTcgagaagagagagaacatttccccTCTTCTAAACCCAAGACCCTTGGGGCTCAAAGGCCACTGGAATTTGGCTGGTTCCCAGCGGCGGTTCTCCAGACCCGGCCTGGCCTCACTAGTTCATCGCGAGGCTGCAAAGTAGGACTCCAGGCACACTGCCTGTTGGCCCACAGCATTTCCACACTGTcgagctgcagcaggctcccagctctaGACAACGCCTCAACgacctgcttcctccctggaaagCACTTCTCCTGACGTGACACCACTGTTCCCCAGAAAGACAGGTGAactccagcattgcagctgctgctgctaaagggccacaaaggcagccagtctcacctccttctcttcacagtccagccagtttctgaccacgtagcagaagaaagggtatgtcttctcacaaagctgggcttcccctattcgagggaaggagcactttgcccagtcttggaagtAAACAGTCACCCCTTTCGACCACGTTTCCAGAACTGCAtgaaagatggggagaaaggTCACTCTGTCAAGTATGTCCcagagagaagagtttgcattATCACTCCAGCCTGTCTCAAACTGCCGTCCCATGCTCATCAGCACTTAGCTCCAGAGCAGTTTTGGGTTCTGGGGCAGgcgtgaaatgtttgaaaatgccttccttgaaatgctaagctgtttctctcctccctcttctcctccttgttcctgctagtcctttttcccccctccaagatTAGCTGTTGAGTAGTAAAATTAGCTGAGTAGTAAAACTCCAACAACTCCATTCCCTTCCTGGCCACAGCCATCTCCTGAGCTTTAGACATTCTTTTATGTTGTACAGACTGTTTGGAGCTTTAAAGGGCTGGAGCTCCCTAGAGGTTCAGAACCTGCAGTAGcagcttgagagagaagagaCTTGGGTGCCGACTGCCGCTCACtaacttccccttccctctgcatcccagtgcagccctggcactAGAGGTGGACACTTACCAGCACAGAAGGCttgcttcatcctgctgctctgtacTCGCCCCAGCATGGTGTACATGACATTCCAGGTCATTTCCAGAAACGggatgcagctcagtgctgcagagaagggcagagggaaagcaaacaacctgctgtcaggaaagctgttcagcaagggtgcccttccccgagggatgggagcagggaagcccTTCAGGGTGGGACTGGAAGCAGAGTGGAGCAGAACTCCGCTAGGCTGGGTCTTCCCACGGTCCCATCCTTAGGGCACTTAGCTCAGGGGACAAAGCCACCACTTccgactgctcccaggcagcaaaaGATGTGGAAGCCATAACCCTGTAGCCCTCCCATATTCCAACAACTGAAACCCTTCTCCCGCTGCTCAAAGAAGCCAGCACCAAAGCATGCAGCCCAAGTTGCCGTACCATAGCTCGTGGCCAGTTTGCTGagggttataaaaacaaattcctgagggATATCCTCCACAGGCTTCAGATGACGCTGTAGCTCTTCCATGACTTGTAGGAAGTGAGAGCGGGCCAGGGAGACCAGGATGTCACTTGCTGCTCTTTGCACGACATCCGTTACACCCTACAAAAGGACCATGAAGGAAAACCATCaacacaggaaagactgaggcagcggggcagatGGAACTAGCCAACGATGGCTGTATGACTTCAGCTCTACATTTCCATGTTgaagggaagagtgagagaaaCGTCATCTCTCCAGAGAGATCCATCAGTGATAAATATTCCCTGCCTTGTTTGGCTGCCACCGCTTTGCCCCTTTGTGAAAGGTAAGCAGTTCAGCAGTCCTAAACTTGTTGGTCAAGAAAGAGTTTGACCATTTGCCCTTCTGTgctactgctgcctctcccttccctttgtgaCAGCGGGAGAATAGGAACAGAGAAGCTCCCAGAAGGCTCCAGCAACGAACACGCTCCACACAGAAGGCCAGATGGAATATTGGGTACAGCAGGGAAGGGACTGGCACTTCGCcatgcctcttcctcaaagcaggatgACTACCTAAGAACGGTAATCCAATGGCCAACCGTGTGGAAGCAGGCTgagtttctgcctccctgcctggagcctttcccttcagcacagacatgcttgttacagcagtcgtgggcctgcttgcctcagctgcagccaaaggcccagtgcCACTTTACACAGGGCAGCTACTTCAGAGGTTGCACCTGCTCAAGAGCTTGGCTGGATATGGCCCTTTCCCTCAAGGAGTCAGCTGCCCTGAGGAAGAGTCTCCCATAGTGGGATCTGGGGACTGTCATTGGTTcttaaggcaaaggggagatCTTTGGTGTCATGCTATAGCTTTCCAGACAACAGGGCTCTAGGCAGGATGCTTTGACTAGTTTCGAAGAGAACAAGCTTGCCACTCTCAAATCCCTTGAAGCCAATGTTATTAATTGGCTTAACAGATCTCTCTCCAAATGGTCGCCATCTTCCTGGAGGATTCTCCCCAGTTCCTGGTAAATTTCTACCCGATTACCCTGAGGACAAATCAGAACAGGGAACATCTgaacttctttctccttgatgACCAGGATGTCGTAGAGCACTTGGTCCGTACAGCCTTCCCAAACGGCATCATGCAGACAGCTCCATTTCGAGGATCTAGTCCTAGAAAGTAGCTGAGTGACCAGCCTCACAAGGAAGTGTTTCGCCAAACGGAGGATCCACCCATTGCTCTGGTAAGGATCTCCCCAACTTCACAGCTCCCTCCACTCTGCTGGATATTCTGCAACCACACAgttgctgccccaaagagctcATAGCTCCTCTAGACCAAACAAAGTGCCGGGGGCAAAAGGAATACACGGGACAATGGCATTTCCAGACTTCCTTGGTAGGGCCTGACTCACAGGCTTCCCCCGGCTCCTTAGGGAAGTTCCTGGGGTAACTTTTGTGGATCATACCGGGagatctgccttccctgcacagattggttctcaaattatgtttatgtttcactgtctttgagaaGTCGACAAAGATCAAAGCATGGTCGGAGCCGCAGACAGCAGCCCAGACAGAGAGGTGGCCGGGGGCTTAGGGTGGGTGTAGGACTACTGCTGCGCTCAGGAAGTTTTCAGAGAATATGTCGACAAAAGGAGGAAGCCTGGGGAGAGCAAATGACCAGAAGGTTGGCCGTGTCCTCTACTGCACTCCTGCCTTCTGTGAGAAAGGATGATGTGCAGTAGCATTGTCTCCTAATGACtggcaaaaattgcatttctgtgatgcGGTGTTTGCAGGAGAGTGCATTTACCATGTGGCAAGAGCACATCCCCTGGTGCCTGAGCCAGGCACGTTCGGAATCCAAGTGCTTGAATTCAGGCGGAATCCAC
This portion of the Dromaius novaehollandiae isolate bDroNov1 unplaced genomic scaffold, bDroNov1.hap1 HAP1_SCAFFOLD_64, whole genome shotgun sequence genome encodes:
- the LOC135326460 gene encoding maestro heat-like repeat-containing protein family member 2B, whose amino-acid sequence is MFLVVKAVETVFGDHRSKVKVAVLGFIKELFSSGVENCSAWGLVAYVFREFSRATSRLETGNLSEREAVAETALQTLCLHVLDTLDVSASGMTRLLWPRLLQFVVPAQYTGTLVPLSRCLRELVERQERAEEKEEPNYLCYQERAKLPTPQALLVRLLVLACSPYEGGGHGAVALQLLKTLHRAIHRAVGIPWMAQIPSLLQYLEVPGSWN